In a single window of the Nitrospirota bacterium genome:
- a CDS encoding Cache 3/Cache 2 fusion domain-containing protein: protein MKEKLVFKFIMPILVFMVIAVVIIQFLLINTVKYYFKDTTSNQIEHTMEGVLQVLSTTDDLMMTEVKRSMEHLRETLAANGQPSRGTEVDVAGKKVPDVVFGNTGQANNFSVVDSVVKTMEGTATVFTKSGNDYVRISTNVKKSDGSRAIGTILDPDGKAIKAINSGKAYYGEVDILGLPYITGYEPIFDKDKNIIGISYVGYKVTSLKGLENVIVEDKILKNGFLALIDGKGKILFNSRHVSPEKIEKLIASKDDKWSIVEKMFPAWGFKIVAAYPLSDLSEMYKKLLIYVSIGVIALFLVFIAFILWAVKRTVIRPIDSIVDISEEISRGNLTVRIDAGVGGEIGKLLASISLMAERLGGLLTSIFDSSKNIMAVSEQLNESSVQMARGVSDQSERATQIAASSEEMSQTVVHIAENAIHIEASAKETSETAKVGEDIVLKAVNEVNAIAVVVNESASLISSLGQRSKQIGEIIGVIRDIADQTNLLALNAAIEAARAGEQGRGFAVVADEVRKLAERTGSATSEISTMITAIQNEVQVAVNSMDNGTKRVQVGVQYAREAGNALHDIVGGVDSFKEMAHQIATATSEMSEVSNQITSNIETIANVSRDTSDTTETINRLAAQLRDFSKSLEEILKEFNIGDSKLSYHTDNLQRKLT, encoded by the coding sequence ATGAAAGAAAAGTTAGTGTTTAAATTTATAATGCCAATACTGGTTTTTATGGTGATAGCTGTTGTAATTATTCAGTTTTTGCTGATCAATACTGTGAAGTATTATTTTAAGGATACTACAAGTAATCAGATAGAACATACAATGGAGGGCGTGCTTCAGGTACTTTCAACAACAGATGATCTGATGATGACTGAGGTGAAACGTTCCATGGAACACCTGAGGGAGACTTTAGCTGCTAATGGGCAGCCAAGCCGTGGGACAGAAGTGGATGTGGCCGGCAAGAAGGTTCCGGATGTTGTGTTTGGAAACACCGGGCAGGCCAATAACTTTAGCGTTGTGGATTCCGTAGTGAAAACTATGGAGGGTACAGCCACGGTTTTTACTAAAAGTGGTAATGATTACGTCCGGATATCTACAAACGTGAAAAAAAGCGATGGCTCCAGGGCAATAGGCACAATCTTAGACCCCGATGGTAAAGCCATCAAAGCGATAAATAGCGGCAAAGCATATTACGGAGAGGTAGATATCCTTGGTTTGCCTTATATTACAGGTTATGAACCTATTTTTGACAAAGATAAAAATATAATCGGTATAAGTTATGTTGGATACAAGGTTACGTCATTAAAAGGGCTTGAAAATGTAATTGTAGAGGATAAAATACTGAAAAACGGTTTTCTTGCCCTTATAGACGGTAAGGGAAAGATTCTGTTTAATTCCAGGCATGTGTCTCCGGAAAAAATAGAAAAATTAATAGCCTCTAAAGATGACAAGTGGTCTATAGTTGAGAAAATGTTCCCTGCCTGGGGTTTTAAAATTGTAGCCGCTTATCCCTTAAGTGATCTGAGTGAAATGTACAAAAAATTGTTAATTTACGTATCCATAGGCGTAATAGCATTATTTCTGGTATTTATAGCATTTATATTGTGGGCTGTAAAAAGGACAGTTATACGGCCAATAGACAGTATTGTTGACATTTCTGAGGAAATATCCCGTGGTAATTTAACTGTACGGATAGATGCCGGAGTCGGGGGTGAGATAGGCAAACTTCTGGCTTCAATCAGTTTAATGGCAGAGCGGTTGGGCGGTCTTTTAACTAGTATATTTGATTCATCAAAAAACATAATGGCTGTTAGCGAACAGTTAAATGAATCCTCTGTGCAAATGGCCCGCGGAGTGTCTGATCAGTCGGAGAGGGCAACACAAATAGCTGCATCATCTGAGGAGATGTCTCAAACAGTAGTCCACATAGCTGAAAACGCTATCCACATAGAGGCCTCAGCAAAAGAAACCAGTGAAACGGCAAAAGTAGGTGAGGATATAGTGCTTAAGGCAGTAAATGAGGTTAATGCGATAGCAGTTGTGGTTAATGAATCGGCCTCGTTGATATCCTCCCTTGGGCAGAGGTCAAAACAAATCGGGGAGATAATAGGTGTAATCAGAGACATAGCGGATCAGACCAATCTGCTGGCACTAAATGCTGCCATAGAGGCTGCACGAGCTGGTGAACAGGGGAGAGGGTTTGCTGTCGTTGCCGATGAGGTAAGAAAACTTGCCGAAAGAACCGGTAGTGCTACATCTGAGATAAGTACGATGATAACCGCAATTCAAAATGAGGTTCAGGTTGCTGTAAACTCTATGGATAATGGCACAAAGAGGGTACAGGTTGGAGTACAATATGCGCGTGAAGCAGGCAACGCTCTTCATGATATTGTAGGCGGTGTGGATAGTTTTAAGGAGATGGCTCATCAGATAGCCACTGCAACATCGGAGATGTCTGAGGTATCAAACCAGATAACATCTAATATTGAAACTATTGCAAATGTTTCAAGGGACACATCCGATACCACGGAAACTATAAACAGATTAGCAGCTCAACTTAGAGATTTTTCAAAGTCATTAGAAGAAATCCTGAAAGAATTCAATATCGGAGATTCTAAACTTTCATATCATACTGATAATTTACAAAGAAAATTAACCTAA
- the acs gene encoding acetate--CoA ligase, with the protein MTDKKNIEVLMEEKRVFPPPQEFSDKACIKTMKQYEELYARSINDPEGFWADMAHEHIHWFKKWDKVLEYDFNKPSVKWFEGGKLNVTYNCLDRYVNSPLRNRAAIIWESNYGIINKTYTYQQLYTEVNRFANVLKKHGVQKGDRVMIYLPMVPEIVISMLACARIGAIHSVVFGGFSAQALRDRIIDCGAKLVITADFGSRGGKLVPLKSNADEAVTLCDCVKKMIVVKVQMMSSPDVSIKAGRDLWWHDEMGAADITSSCPPEWMDAEDPLFILYTSGSTGKPKGVLHTTGGYLLYTTLTFKWIFDNRPEDIFFCTADAGWITGHSYIVYGPLSSGATTVLFEGIPTYPDPGRFWKIVEKYGVNVFYTAPTAIRTLMREGDKWVHCHDVSSLRLLGTVGEPINPEAWMWYHDVVGGGKIPIVDTWWQTETGGIMITPLPGAMSLKPGSASKPFFGINPVILKEDGTAASANEGGYLTIKDPWPGMLRGTYGDPENKRVKEVYFSRFPGVYFTGDGARSDEDGDFWIMGRIDDVINVSGHRIGTAEVESALVSHELVAEAAVVGYPHDIKGEALYVYVTLNEGIVPTEELKHELEKHVRTVIGPIAVPDKIQFTPFLPKTRSGKIMRRILRKIAHGELENLGDTSTLADPLVVDALVSGRQ; encoded by the coding sequence ATGACTGATAAGAAAAACATCGAGGTACTGATGGAGGAAAAAAGGGTGTTTCCCCCGCCTCAGGAGTTTTCAGATAAAGCCTGCATAAAAACAATGAAACAGTATGAGGAGCTCTACGCTCGTTCAATAAATGACCCTGAGGGATTTTGGGCAGATATGGCACATGAGCACATCCATTGGTTTAAAAAATGGGACAAAGTGCTTGAGTATGATTTCAATAAGCCCTCAGTGAAATGGTTTGAAGGTGGAAAGTTAAATGTGACATATAACTGTCTTGACAGATACGTCAACTCGCCGCTCAGGAACAGGGCTGCAATAATTTGGGAGTCAAACTACGGCATAATAAATAAAACCTACACCTACCAGCAGTTATACACGGAGGTGAATCGTTTTGCTAATGTGTTAAAAAAGCACGGAGTGCAAAAAGGCGACCGTGTGATGATATATCTTCCGATGGTGCCTGAGATAGTAATTTCGATGCTTGCTTGTGCACGAATAGGGGCAATCCACAGCGTTGTTTTTGGAGGCTTTAGCGCTCAGGCCCTAAGAGACAGGATTATAGATTGTGGAGCAAAACTTGTGATAACGGCGGATTTTGGCTCAAGAGGCGGTAAACTTGTTCCTCTTAAAAGCAATGCCGATGAGGCCGTAACCCTCTGCGACTGTGTTAAAAAAATGATAGTGGTTAAAGTTCAGATGATGTCTTCTCCGGATGTTTCTATAAAAGCTGGACGAGACCTCTGGTGGCATGATGAGATGGGAGCAGCGGATATAACCTCATCTTGCCCCCCTGAGTGGATGGATGCCGAGGATCCTCTGTTTATCCTCTACACATCCGGTTCAACCGGAAAGCCTAAAGGGGTTCTGCACACAACCGGAGGCTACCTGCTTTATACAACCCTGACTTTTAAGTGGATATTTGACAACCGTCCTGAGGATATATTCTTTTGCACTGCCGATGCCGGCTGGATTACAGGCCACAGCTACATAGTCTATGGTCCCCTTAGCAGCGGCGCCACAACAGTGCTCTTTGAAGGCATACCAACCTATCCTGATCCTGGGCGCTTTTGGAAAATAGTGGAAAAATACGGCGTTAACGTCTTTTACACAGCCCCTACTGCCATCCGTACTCTTATGCGGGAGGGCGATAAATGGGTACACTGTCATGATGTTTCCTCACTTAGACTTCTTGGCACAGTTGGTGAGCCAATAAACCCTGAGGCATGGATGTGGTACCATGATGTGGTGGGAGGGGGAAAAATCCCAATTGTGGACACATGGTGGCAGACTGAAACCGGAGGCATAATGATAACTCCGCTGCCTGGAGCCATGTCGCTTAAGCCTGGGTCAGCTAGCAAACCATTTTTTGGTATAAACCCTGTGATACTTAAAGAGGATGGGACAGCAGCAAGTGCAAATGAGGGCGGGTATCTTACAATAAAAGACCCGTGGCCGGGAATGCTGAGGGGCACTTATGGTGACCCTGAGAATAAACGTGTAAAAGAGGTATATTTCTCACGTTTTCCGGGTGTTTATTTTACCGGTGACGGAGCAAGAAGTGACGAGGACGGTGACTTCTGGATTATGGGACGCATTGATGACGTTATAAATGTCTCAGGGCACCGCATAGGAACTGCCGAGGTGGAATCTGCCCTGGTTAGCCATGAGCTTGTGGCAGAGGCAGCCGTTGTAGGGTATCCTCATGATATCAAAGGTGAGGCGCTCTACGTGTATGTCACTCTTAACGAGGGAATAGTTCCCACAGAGGAGCTAAAACACGAGCTTGAAAAACATGTTAGAACAGTTATCGGCCCCATAGCCGTACCGGATAAGATTCAATTCACACCATTTTTACCTAAGACCAGAAGTGGAAAAATAATGAGAAGAATCTTAAGGAAAATCGCACACGGTGAACTTGAAAACCTCGGTGACACAAGCACCCTCGCTGACCCCCTCGTTGTTGATGCCCTGGTCAGCGGCAGGCAATAA
- a CDS encoding EAL domain-containing protein, whose product MVACDLEYRIIYYNPMAAQLFNCSVEEALGTSFLEIQERQLVIPDKLSEAIKRVKKDGEISYVHRRTIYGQNMFLESRISCIQNNKGQLTGYVFTSRDITPMKTLSDKLSYRVTLENLVASVSAGLISIPASELYNEMKRSLERIAETLEAECAYLIVYNDGDNIVHQWRHTDSANVLDNDTLQWFRLIANDSRITFYDKTNSKPSEAENEFIPKGVYSVIIAPLVYGEKKIGLIAIASETEYRQWQQEEIVVIKMVSEIFVSAMIRNETEEKLHKLAHYDTLTNVPNRMLFNDRLTQAMEQARRHNTMLALLFIDLDRFKRINDTLGHDIGDLLLKEAAGRIELCTRKSDTVARMGGDEFTVIMTNLQKSDDVSRLAAKIITSLSAPFFIRHHECSVGASIGISVFPADTDDVVTLLKNADIALYQVKEHGRGDYQFFSPSMNKRSVHRLNLENRLRKALLTDEFSVLYQPQVGINSGNIMGMEVIVRWISAESGYVHSSDFIPIAEEAGLILSLGKMVFRQVCTVSKEWADMGFNHIAVSIKILESQFRHRELLDVFQAILKETGANPALIDITLNENTVMTDVEQSISILKKLKNLGFSITIDNFGTGYSSLSHLKRFPADALKINKTFINNITVDTDYSAIAKAIIALAHTLGLKVVAEGVETNEQLEFLRAVNCDAVQGTLFTPELAPYDILNILNDEASFKVMG is encoded by the coding sequence GTGGTTGCCTGCGATCTTGAGTATCGTATAATTTATTATAATCCCATGGCAGCTCAGCTTTTTAATTGCAGTGTTGAGGAGGCGTTAGGGACAAGCTTCCTGGAAATTCAGGAAAGGCAGCTTGTTATTCCCGATAAATTATCAGAGGCTATAAAAAGGGTCAAAAAAGACGGCGAAATTTCCTACGTTCACAGAAGGACAATATACGGCCAGAATATGTTTCTTGAATCCAGAATTTCTTGCATACAAAATAACAAAGGCCAACTGACAGGATATGTTTTTACCTCACGGGATATAACACCTATGAAAACCCTGTCGGATAAATTAAGTTACCGTGTAACTTTGGAAAATCTTGTTGCCTCAGTCTCAGCCGGTTTAATAAGCATACCTGCCTCAGAACTTTACAATGAAATGAAGAGATCACTTGAGCGGATAGCTGAAACATTAGAGGCCGAGTGCGCATATCTTATCGTATATAACGATGGTGACAACATAGTCCATCAATGGCGGCATACCGATTCTGCAAATGTCTTAGATAACGACACACTGCAGTGGTTTAGGCTCATAGCTAATGACAGCAGAATAACCTTTTATGATAAAACGAATTCAAAACCCTCAGAGGCGGAAAATGAGTTTATACCTAAAGGGGTTTACTCTGTTATCATAGCACCTCTTGTATATGGCGAGAAAAAAATAGGGTTAATCGCCATTGCCTCTGAAACTGAGTACAGGCAGTGGCAGCAGGAGGAGATAGTTGTCATAAAGATGGTAAGTGAGATATTCGTAAGTGCCATGATAAGAAATGAAACAGAGGAAAAACTGCATAAATTGGCGCACTACGATACTCTGACAAATGTACCCAACCGAATGCTCTTCAATGACAGACTAACTCAGGCTATGGAGCAAGCACGGAGACATAATACAATGTTGGCGCTATTGTTTATAGATTTAGACAGGTTTAAGAGAATAAATGACACACTGGGACATGACATAGGGGATTTGCTGTTAAAAGAGGCCGCCGGCAGAATAGAGCTATGCACAAGGAAATCCGATACGGTTGCCAGAATGGGAGGGGATGAGTTTACAGTTATAATGACAAACCTCCAGAAGTCAGATGATGTCTCACGGCTGGCCGCAAAGATTATTACATCGCTTTCGGCGCCCTTTTTTATCAGACACCACGAGTGCTCAGTAGGTGCAAGCATTGGAATAAGCGTGTTCCCAGCCGATACCGACGATGTTGTCACACTGCTTAAAAACGCTGACATTGCCCTCTATCAGGTAAAAGAGCACGGACGTGGGGATTACCAGTTTTTCTCTCCATCAATGAACAAGCGCTCAGTACACAGACTCAATCTGGAAAACAGGCTGAGAAAGGCGCTTCTGACTGATGAATTTTCGGTGCTCTACCAGCCGCAGGTGGGTATCAACAGCGGCAACATCATGGGGATGGAGGTAATAGTGCGGTGGATAAGCGCAGAGTCCGGTTATGTACACTCTTCCGATTTTATTCCGATAGCTGAGGAGGCCGGGTTGATTTTATCTCTGGGTAAGATGGTATTCAGGCAGGTTTGTACGGTAAGTAAAGAGTGGGCTGACATGGGTTTTAACCACATAGCAGTGTCAATAAAAATTCTTGAAAGCCAGTTCAGACACCGGGAACTCCTGGATGTATTTCAAGCAATACTGAAAGAGACCGGAGCCAATCCGGCACTGATAGATATCACACTAAATGAAAACACTGTAATGACAGATGTTGAACAGTCCATCTCAATATTGAAAAAACTAAAAAATCTCGGATTTTCAATAACCATTGATAACTTTGGTACAGGGTATTCCTCTTTAAGCCACCTTAAGAGATTTCCGGCGGATGCTTTGAAAATAAACAAAACATTTATAAATAACATAACCGTGGATACTGACTATTCGGCCATAGCAAAAGCCATAATAGCGCTGGCACACACCTTAGGCCTTAAGGTGGTGGCAGAAGGCGTTGAAACCAATGAGCAGCTTGAATTTCTCCGTGCCGTTAACTGTGATGCAGTGCAGGGGACTTTGTTTACACCAGAACTTGCCCCGTATGACATTCTTAATATTCTTAATGATGAGGCAAGTTTTAAAGTAATGGGCTGA
- a CDS encoding DUF3488 domain-containing transglutaminase family protein, with amino-acid sequence MAVGAPHISFKSAVKISAYTIALIAFFSVFTHISPVFPAAFIALLALAFYFDFKKPAHISRLAINLVSVIVIAVSVYRVMTEDIVEPSVEALIILLAMKFLEEKKFRDYMQIYLISVFVLMGSALLSIDFTFFLFFVVMFFLTAVSIVLLTYHIEAPELIIDRASFIKIIKRALLIPLASIPLTVVIFMILPRTNYQFLRFLNHGQVGTSGFSDTVSLGSVSSIQIDSSPVLRASMDPVDEQSLYWRGIVFDHFDGLTWKSSLREDEKQGNKNTLQGGKTILQTIYLQPYDNKFLFALDRPVSVSYRGSKISEDFTVSLRDTVKAMIKYDVISKIEVPLNSNARTIPNNTKRYLQLPDNVPPQILSLSKSLTGGRSTDEAIKTIYRYLHSGLYTYSLDKLPTSDTPLSDFLFKKRSGNCEYFASAMALMLRAAGIPANVIGGYKGGVYNNVGRYYIVLQKNAHVWVETFVEGKGWVRYDPTPPLSTNPLLAEKAELSSYRLLADSINYYWNSLVINYNFDKQLSIFNKLRIAVEKPVFNIKLKEIHPQWLYLAFLPIVFFVGYHLLVKRKTVEERLISEFYLRLSKRGFVKKSSEGLQEFVLSIDDKQLKTDAMRFALEFQQIFYKDMKFTSNKVRLLKDILASLAA; translated from the coding sequence ATGGCAGTTGGTGCGCCACATATCAGCTTTAAAAGTGCCGTAAAAATCTCCGCCTATACGATTGCCCTGATTGCTTTTTTCTCCGTCTTTACCCATATTTCACCAGTATTTCCCGCAGCCTTTATAGCTTTGCTTGCGCTGGCTTTTTATTTTGACTTCAAAAAACCCGCTCACATCTCACGGCTTGCGATAAATCTGGTTTCAGTTATAGTGATAGCGGTGTCGGTTTACAGGGTTATGACAGAGGATATAGTTGAGCCGTCAGTTGAGGCGCTGATTATACTTCTTGCCATGAAATTTCTTGAAGAAAAGAAATTCAGAGACTACATGCAGATATATCTGATATCGGTTTTTGTCCTGATGGGCTCAGCTTTGCTCTCGATTGATTTTACTTTTTTTCTGTTTTTTGTAGTCATGTTTTTTCTGACAGCAGTCTCAATTGTGCTTCTTACGTATCACATTGAGGCGCCGGAGTTAATCATAGACAGGGCGTCTTTTATCAAAATAATAAAACGTGCCCTTCTCATACCGCTTGCCTCAATTCCTCTTACAGTAGTTATATTTATGATACTTCCCAGAACAAATTACCAGTTCCTCAGATTTCTAAACCATGGACAGGTTGGGACATCCGGGTTTTCCGACACTGTTTCTCTGGGCAGTGTGTCAAGCATTCAGATTGATAGCAGTCCCGTGTTACGTGCAAGCATGGACCCTGTTGATGAGCAATCTCTGTACTGGCGAGGCATAGTGTTTGACCACTTTGACGGCTTAACATGGAAATCAAGTCTCAGAGAGGATGAAAAACAAGGAAATAAAAACACGCTACAAGGGGGAAAAACCATCCTTCAAACTATTTACCTGCAACCTTACGACAATAAATTTCTCTTTGCACTGGACAGGCCGGTATCGGTAAGCTACAGAGGCTCAAAAATTTCAGAGGATTTTACCGTCTCTCTCAGGGATACCGTTAAGGCTATGATAAAATACGATGTGATTTCAAAAATTGAAGTACCGCTAAACAGTAATGCACGCACAATACCAAATAATACAAAAAGATACCTTCAACTTCCGGACAATGTACCGCCACAAATTCTATCCCTGTCAAAATCCCTGACCGGAGGCCGCAGTACAGATGAGGCGATAAAGACCATCTACAGGTATCTGCACTCAGGCCTTTACACGTATTCGCTTGATAAACTTCCTACCTCAGACACTCCTCTGTCTGATTTCCTGTTTAAGAAAAGGAGCGGTAACTGCGAGTACTTTGCCTCAGCCATGGCACTTATGCTAAGAGCGGCAGGAATTCCAGCCAATGTTATAGGAGGCTACAAGGGCGGAGTTTATAATAATGTCGGCAGATACTACATCGTGCTCCAAAAAAATGCCCACGTGTGGGTAGAGACATTCGTTGAGGGAAAAGGGTGGGTAAGATACGACCCAACCCCGCCTCTTAGCACTAATCCCCTTTTAGCGGAAAAAGCTGAGCTTTCCTCCTACCGCCTGCTTGCCGACAGCATCAACTACTACTGGAACTCTCTTGTAATTAACTACAACTTTGATAAACAGCTAAGCATCTTTAACAAGCTGAGAATTGCCGTAGAAAAACCGGTCTTTAACATTAAGCTAAAGGAAATCCACCCGCAATGGTTGTATTTAGCGTTTCTGCCAATAGTTTTCTTTGTTGGTTATCATTTACTGGTAAAGAGAAAAACAGTTGAGGAAAGATTAATTTCGGAGTTTTATTTAAGGCTAAGCAAACGAGGTTTTGTAAAAAAAAGCAGCGAAGGATTACAGGAATTTGTCCTATCAATAGACGATAAACAGTTAAAAACTGACGCTATGAGATTTGCTCTGGAATTCCAGCAGATATTTTATAAAGACATGAAATTTACCAGCAATAAGGTGCGGCTTTTAAAAGATATTTTGGCCTCTTTAGCTGCCTGA
- a CDS encoding EscU/YscU/HrcU family type III secretion system export apparatus switch protein — MEEKRQKAAALKYKPTDGSAPRVVAKGSGLMAQKILDVAKAHGVPIKEDKQLVEILSALDLYKEIPQELYKAVAEVLAFIYSLSKKNAPRPPGSL, encoded by the coding sequence TTGGAAGAGAAACGCCAAAAAGCAGCAGCACTTAAGTACAAACCAACAGACGGCAGTGCTCCGCGTGTTGTGGCAAAGGGCAGCGGCCTCATGGCACAGAAGATTCTCGATGTTGCCAAAGCTCACGGCGTTCCGATAAAAGAGGACAAACAACTCGTTGAGATCCTCTCCGCACTGGATTTATACAAGGAAATCCCGCAGGAATTGTACAAGGCAGTTGCCGAAGTCCTCGCATTTATCTACTCACTAAGCAAAAAAAACGCTCCCAGACCTCCGGGTTCACTTTAA
- a CDS encoding flagellar hook-length control protein FliK — MINTIVLPNVDNMVLFRPSEGKAMSLSLGDLLSADVLDIIESGMVSLRITPPVGKAMDSQAATLLVYTNVPLTEGDKINLEVVGTGKEVKLRFLGVEQKSDNVDNTSEDPVSAKVNETVKQLSDARVDTSDFKVLKDMLSNLPQSIKNTFPEIGRLLQTMPDMKDISMPALKANIENSGVLFETKIKDVALNESMGVKELVGEALQKAVEGVETLDLNDTLSNTLDTFISKAESFLTQNSQLPGLQTAGPQAAATQANATQLPAQQASTQANSAQANPTQVATQANATQQPAAQVSAAQVDVMEAVPEFKSILSDLKSLVGQADKQAHSLNEKELVVVIKQRLDEAVSLIDKPATGKEKLDLSHDQKALLLKAKDIVEQDRIGVVLRHSGASKDEITSTIDKFLKNIEHYQINSRANDTIYTFLPFSWPEMKDGQLLFKKNKYHAKKSFSCDINLDLGSMGKLSVSTTVSEGSFFISFHAEKKETTELIANNRTELENRFHNAGLSLKVINIGQKKTLNIMENLKEQGLNLRV, encoded by the coding sequence ATGATAAACACTATCGTGTTGCCAAATGTGGATAACATGGTGCTGTTTAGACCATCTGAAGGAAAAGCCATGTCGCTTTCCCTTGGGGATTTGCTAAGTGCAGACGTGCTTGATATAATTGAGTCTGGCATGGTGTCCCTGCGGATAACTCCCCCAGTTGGTAAAGCTATGGATTCTCAGGCTGCTACCTTGCTTGTATATACCAATGTACCCTTGACAGAGGGAGACAAGATAAATCTTGAGGTAGTTGGCACAGGAAAAGAGGTCAAGCTCAGGTTTTTGGGAGTTGAACAAAAGTCCGACAATGTGGATAACACAAGCGAGGACCCGGTAAGCGCTAAAGTTAATGAAACGGTCAAACAACTCTCAGATGCCCGTGTTGACACCTCGGATTTTAAAGTTTTAAAAGATATGCTTTCTAATTTGCCGCAGAGTATTAAAAATACTTTTCCGGAGATTGGCCGCCTGCTGCAAACAATGCCTGATATGAAAGACATATCTATGCCTGCACTGAAGGCAAACATCGAAAACTCCGGGGTCTTGTTTGAAACTAAAATAAAAGATGTGGCTTTAAATGAAAGTATGGGAGTTAAGGAACTAGTTGGCGAGGCTTTGCAAAAAGCGGTTGAAGGAGTGGAAACTCTTGATCTTAACGATACTCTAAGCAACACACTGGATACTTTCATCTCTAAGGCTGAAAGTTTCTTAACTCAGAATTCCCAGTTACCAGGCCTGCAAACAGCAGGCCCGCAAGCAGCAGCTACACAAGCAAACGCTACACAACTGCCTGCTCAACAAGCCAGCACCCAGGCAAACTCTGCACAAGCAAACCCAACACAAGTAGCTACACAAGCAAACGCCACTCAACAGCCAGCAGCACAAGTGTCTGCCGCACAGGTTGATGTGATGGAGGCAGTGCCAGAATTCAAAAGTATATTGTCAGATTTAAAGTCACTGGTTGGACAAGCAGACAAACAGGCTCACAGCTTAAATGAAAAAGAGCTCGTAGTTGTAATAAAACAGCGGTTGGATGAGGCGGTGTCACTTATAGATAAGCCTGCAACCGGTAAAGAAAAACTTGATTTATCTCATGATCAGAAGGCATTGCTTTTGAAAGCAAAAGACATTGTGGAGCAGGACAGGATTGGAGTGGTGCTACGCCATAGCGGAGCATCAAAAGATGAGATAACCAGTACAATAGACAAATTCTTAAAAAACATCGAGCACTATCAGATAAACTCACGAGCCAACGATACGATATACACGTTTTTACCTTTTTCGTGGCCGGAGATGAAAGACGGACAGCTGCTTTTTAAAAAAAACAAGTACCACGCTAAAAAGTCTTTTTCATGCGATATTAACCTAGACCTTGGCAGTATGGGTAAACTTTCGGTATCTACAACGGTTTCAGAGGGGAGTTTTTTTATCTCTTTCCACGCCGAAAAGAAAGAGACCACAGAGTTAATTGCTAATAACAGGACAGAGTTAGAAAATCGTTTCCATAATGCCGGGCTTTCTCTGAAAGTGATTAACATAGGGCAAAAGAAAACACTAAACATAATGGAAAATTTAAAAGAACAGGGATTAAACCTCAGGGTTTAG
- the fliW gene encoding flagellar assembly protein FliW, which yields MSLDKIEENSPDSDTIRIVTTRFGTIELESSKVISFPEGILGFPDLKRYVLMDYKDTEIKWLQAVDDPDIAFIVTDPAVLMPGFSIVLDPMTKKFLDLENTEDLLVLVIIRVENGKVIANFLGPLIFNATLMRGVQVVLDKDITGTATKSRFS from the coding sequence ATGTCCTTGGATAAGATAGAAGAAAATAGCCCGGATAGCGATACTATACGGATAGTTACAACCAGATTTGGCACAATTGAGCTGGAAAGCTCAAAGGTGATTAGTTTTCCTGAGGGGATACTTGGCTTTCCGGACCTGAAACGCTACGTGCTGATGGACTATAAGGATACAGAGATTAAGTGGCTTCAGGCAGTGGATGATCCCGATATTGCCTTTATAGTTACCGATCCAGCGGTTCTGATGCCGGGCTTTTCTATAGTGTTAGACCCTATGACTAAGAAATTTCTGGACCTGGAAAACACCGAGGATTTACTTGTGCTTGTAATAATAAGGGTTGAAAACGGCAAGGTAATAGCAAATTTTCTGGGCCCTTTGATTTTTAATGCAACACTGATGAGAGGAGTACAGGTTGTTTTGGATAAGGACATAACCGGAACGGCCACAAAGAGCAGGTTTTCATAA
- the csrA gene encoding carbon storage regulator CsrA, with translation MLVLTRKSEEAIKLGDSITITVVEIKGNKVRLGIEAPTGVRIYRQELYEKIKSENILSVGLGVTEFDEIKNVLG, from the coding sequence ATGCTCGTGTTGACAAGGAAGTCAGAGGAAGCCATAAAGTTGGGCGACTCTATTACCATAACGGTGGTAGAGATAAAGGGTAACAAAGTCAGACTTGGGATAGAAGCACCGACGGGGGTACGAATCTACAGGCAGGAACTCTATGAGAAGATAAAATCAGAGAACATTCTTTCTGTCGGCCTGGGTGTGACGGAATTTGATGAGATAAAAAATGTCCTTGGATAA